One segment of Candidatus Thorarchaeota archaeon DNA contains the following:
- a CDS encoding nucleotidyltransferase domain-containing protein: MKVDDVRADLHFLKDREVILFGSFVTGDLTPHSDIDVAIITRSSDRRLLMETRIDASGRASDRYDIHVLEALPLLVIGSILDHYEVLFGDPLEIGLYLCRYRRRWNDYRHRVEIPSIREMRQ, translated from the coding sequence ATGAAGGTAGATGACGTAAGAGCGGACTTGCACTTCCTTAAGGACCGAGAGGTCATCCTGTTCGGCTCGTTTGTCACAGGCGACCTCACCCCCCATTCAGACATTGATGTCGCAATCATCACAAGGTCAAGCGACAGACGCTTGTTGATGGAGACTCGCATCGATGCATCAGGGAGAGCCTCTGACAGGTATGACATTCATGTATTGGAAGCCCTGCCGCTGCTCGTCATCGGGTCCATATTGGACCATTATGAGGTGCTCTTTGGCGACCCACTAGAGATAGGGCTGTACCTCTGCAGATACAGGCGGCGTTGGAATGACTATCGGCACAGAGTGGAGATTCCATCGATTCGCGAGATGAGACAGTGA
- a CDS encoding acyl-CoA/acyl-ACP dehydrogenase translates to MFDVLLSKEEKELRDEVRTFVKDKVDSSLIVAMDSKEKEYPYEFIKAAASANLLGLRFPTKYGGRGLSWVAETAAIEEIGVLGIALGCAYSLPSIIGESLDKFGTERQKRDYLAPTLRGEKICGEGLTEPRGGSDFFGTNTIAVKKGDRFVLNGEKRFVAGGVGADYFLVYARTDFQAPPHKSLSAFLVDRDAGVRVEEQYELMGCRGMGAARIVMKDVEVPESNLVGELNGGNDVFNKMMVPERLTSAAGAIGLGRAALEIAIRYSDRREAFGKTIRKFEAISFKVADCATELDAARGLVYRAARVADTGAWCRKEVSQAKVYATEAGFHAVHEAMQMLGGIGYTDVYPIERLYRDARLATIWTGSNEVQRLIIQSEVYDEVLGEARGIKRDVEMDTPGAHKTAEKVYTEPPDKYVRK, encoded by the coding sequence ATGTTTGATGTCCTGCTCAGCAAGGAAGAAAAGGAGCTGCGTGATGAAGTCCGCACTTTTGTCAAGGACAAGGTGGACAGTTCACTGATAGTGGCAATGGACTCCAAGGAGAAGGAATACCCCTACGAGTTCATCAAGGCTGCTGCGAGTGCCAATCTCCTCGGGCTCAGGTTTCCCACCAAGTACGGAGGTCGAGGTCTGAGCTGGGTTGCGGAGACTGCCGCCATCGAGGAGATAGGCGTACTGGGCATCGCGCTCGGCTGCGCGTACTCTCTGCCGAGCATAATCGGAGAGTCGCTTGACAAGTTTGGTACTGAGCGACAGAAACGGGACTACCTGGCTCCTACACTCAGGGGTGAGAAGATCTGCGGGGAGGGTCTGACAGAGCCCCGGGGCGGGTCTGACTTCTTTGGCACCAACACCATTGCCGTCAAGAAGGGTGACAGGTTCGTCCTGAATGGTGAGAAGCGATTTGTGGCGGGTGGTGTCGGTGCGGACTACTTCTTGGTCTATGCACGAACAGACTTCCAAGCTCCCCCTCACAAGTCCCTGAGTGCCTTTCTGGTTGACCGAGACGCAGGAGTACGAGTCGAGGAGCAGTATGAACTGATGGGCTGCCGCGGGATGGGCGCAGCTCGAATTGTTATGAAGGATGTAGAAGTGCCTGAGAGCAATCTTGTAGGGGAACTCAACGGCGGAAATGACGTCTTCAACAAGATGATGGTACCTGAACGGTTGACGTCTGCAGCGGGTGCTATCGGTCTGGGACGCGCTGCGCTTGAGATTGCGATACGCTACTCTGACCGCAGAGAGGCCTTTGGAAAGACAATTCGCAAGTTCGAGGCAATCAGCTTCAAGGTCGCCGACTGTGCCACAGAGCTGGATGCAGCGAGGGGACTCGTATACCGGGCTGCAAGAGTCGCTGACACCGGCGCGTGGTGTAGAAAGGAGGTCTCACAGGCAAAGGTGTACGCCACTGAGGCCGGTTTCCATGCAGTCCACGAAGCGATGCAGATGCTCGGGGGCATAGGCTACACGGATGTCTACCCAATTGAACGGCTGTATCGCGATGCCCGCTTGGCGACGATCTGGACCGGAAGCAACGAGGTGCAACGCCTGATCATCCAGAGCGAGGTGTATGATGAGGTGCTTGGTGAGGCACGAGGAATCAAGAGAGATGTCGAGATGGACACTCCAGGCGCCCACAAGACCGCTGAGAAGGTCTATACCGAGCCCCCTGACAAGTACGTACGGAAGTAG
- a CDS encoding leucine-rich repeat domain-containing protein: MTELAIVYRTKRGEEKTPLRTDTTELILSGRQILSIDLRPLAACRDLRVIDLSTNLISTIDLWPLMRCPSLDRLALRGNRLGRLDVTPLFYCPRLSNIEVDDIVKIEANYDTVVSRPRPQPLDELRRHRPVKWTTDGDNNPLVEIERLKNEVFTALSKTYPSPDNAQIVDQLLTFELCDRIERMLTREIEEAERAGDFRRMSVLQRGLDYVKRGMSA, from the coding sequence TTGACCGAACTAGCCATAGTCTACAGGACGAAGAGAGGAGAGGAGAAGACCCCCCTACGGACGGACACAACAGAACTGATTCTGTCAGGTCGTCAGATCCTCTCGATTGACCTGCGACCACTCGCTGCTTGTAGGGACCTGAGAGTCATCGACTTGTCCACCAATCTAATCAGTACAATAGACCTCTGGCCACTCATGCGGTGTCCATCTCTTGACAGACTTGCTCTGAGGGGTAACCGCTTGGGGCGATTGGATGTGACCCCACTGTTCTACTGTCCAAGACTCAGTAACATCGAGGTCGACGACATAGTGAAGATAGAGGCAAACTATGACACTGTGGTGAGTCGACCACGTCCGCAGCCTCTGGACGAACTGAGAAGACATCGCCCGGTCAAGTGGACTACCGATGGAGACAACAATCCACTGGTTGAGATTGAACGACTCAAGAACGAGGTATTCACAGCTCTCTCAAAGACATATCCGAGTCCCGACAATGCACAGATAGTGGACCAGCTGCTCACATTCGAGCTCTGTGACCGCATTGAGCGTATGCTGACGAGGGAGATCGAAGAGGCAGAGAGAGCAGGCGACTTCCGGAGGATGAGCGTTCTTCAGAGAGGTCTTGATTACGTGAAGAGGGGCATGAGTGCGTAA
- a CDS encoding DUF86 domain-containing protein yields the protein MSRIDGAYLARKITKELGRSISMMTMDRSRVARYGEKVRHITLSLREVASVMPSPRGIVLKGVYYDILTAIESCMDIIAMLCRDRGTVPKGDVENIESLSRLGVIDEALAEQLRRCNGLRNVLVHQYNGIDSGIVLESVPQVEQALLRFLDVVERLLNEGR from the coding sequence TTGTCAAGAATTGATGGTGCGTACTTGGCCAGAAAGATTACTAAGGAACTGGGTCGGTCAATCTCCATGATGACCATGGACAGGAGTCGAGTTGCTCGTTACGGCGAGAAGGTGCGTCACATAACTCTTAGTCTCAGAGAGGTGGCAAGCGTCATGCCATCGCCGAGGGGGATTGTACTGAAGGGAGTCTACTATGACATACTCACGGCGATTGAGAGCTGCATGGACATCATAGCTATGTTGTGCAGGGACAGAGGCACAGTCCCGAAGGGAGATGTCGAGAACATAGAGAGCCTGTCAAGACTCGGCGTGATTGACGAGGCACTGGCAGAACAACTCCGCAGATGCAATGGTCTTCGCAACGTCCTGGTGCATCAGTACAACGGTATAGACAGCGGCATTGTGCTGGAGTCAGTCCCGCAAGTGGAACAGGCCCTCTTACGGTTCCTTGATGTAGTGGAGAGACTACTGAATGAAGGTAGATGA
- a CDS encoding 4Fe-4S binding protein, translating into MSVFEVWSAPGGAILADPVHETECIHCLLCEIVCPTDAIHVLVRRTSDDTLDSLLRRV; encoded by the coding sequence GTGTCAGTATTTGAAGTGTGGTCTGCGCCCGGCGGGGCCATTCTTGCCGACCCTGTTCATGAGACGGAGTGCATACACTGCCTTCTCTGCGAGATTGTGTGTCCCACAGATGCCATACATGTGTTGGTAAGGCGCACGTCCGACGATACGCTAGATTCTTTACTCAGGCGAGTCTAG